One segment of Carya illinoinensis cultivar Pawnee chromosome 13, C.illinoinensisPawnee_v1, whole genome shotgun sequence DNA contains the following:
- the LOC122291461 gene encoding exocyst complex component EXO70H1-like translates to MRNNFLFKSSPPSKAISPPSPSRTTFSESLMDENIEIAESLIIKWSTDASSYVKITSLFHDDRSESKQFLHSVRDLQSAMKYFVTQKAASEKLVRAQTLMQMAMKRLEKEFYQILSANRACLDPESVSARSSRSSAARSSVSDVEDDESEDEFRVVVESVSEVERASMIAMADLEAIANCMIASGYGKECVKIYKIIRKSIIDEALYHLGVERLSLSKVQKIDWEVLELKIRQWLNAVKMAVKTLFYGERILCDSVFSASESIRESCFAEISRDSAISLFEFPEMVAKIKTSPEKMFRMLDMYEAIADSWPEIESIFSYESTSVVRSQAVSSLVKLGEAVHTMLTDFETAIQKDTSKSPVLGGGVHPLTRYVMNYISFLADYSGVLADIVTDWPLILQSPSESDFGSLESDCSLISTRIAWLILVLLCKLDGKTELYKDAALSYLFLANNLQYVVVKVRTSNLKLLLGEDWVTNHESKVKQYASNYERIGWNKVFSSLPENPTAEISLEQARDCCKKFNLAFDEAYRKQSAWIITDSKLRDEIKISVAKKLRSAYQEFYNKYRGKLRFGSESLVRYAPDDLGNYLSDLFYATGSAGSVSSSSSSSHSRGGQSH, encoded by the coding sequence ATGAGGAATAATTTCTTGTTCAAATCTTCACCTCCATCTAAAGCAATCTCACCTCCTTCACCCTCCCGCACTACTTTCTCTGAATCGCTAATGGATGAAAATATCGAAATAGCAGAGTCCCTTATTATAAAGTGGAGCACGGACGCTTCCTCTTACGTCAAAATCACCTCCCTTTTCCACGACGACCGTTCTGAATCCAAACAGTTCCTACACTCCGTCAGAGACCTGCAGTCCGccatgaaatattttgttaccCAAAAAGCGGCCTCCGAAAAGCTTGTCAGGGCCCAGACCTTGATGCAAATGGCTATGAAGCGGTTGGAGAAGGAGTTCTATCAGATTTTGTCCGCCAATCGGGCGTGCCTGGATCCCGAATCGGTTTCGGCCCGCTCCTCGAGATCCTCGGCCGCGAGGTCTAGTGTTTCTGACGTGGAGGATGATGAGTCGGAGGACGAGTTTCGTGTAGTTGTCGAGTCGGTATCTGAGGTGGAGAGAGCTTCGATGATTGCGATGGCGGACTTAGAAGCTATTGCAAACTGTATGATAGCTTCTGGTTATGGGAAAGAGTGCGTGAAAATCTACAAAATAATACGTAAATCTATCATCGATGAGGCTTTGTATCATCTCGGGGTTGAGAGGCTGTCTCTCTCGAAAGTGCAGAAGATCGATTGGGAGGTTTTGGAGCTGAAGATCAGGCAGTGGTTGAACGCTGTGAAAATGGCCGTGAAAACTCTCTTTTATGGAGAGAGGATTCTGTGTGATAGCGTGTTTTCGGCTTCGGAATCGATCAGAGAATCTTGCTTCGCTGAGATTTCCAGAGATAGCGCGATAAGCTTGTTTGAGTTCCCGGAAATGGTGGCAAAGATCAAGACATCCCCCGAGAAAATGTTTCGTATGTTGGACATGTACGAAGCTATCGCTGATTCCTGGCCAGAGATCGAATCTATTTTTTCGTATGAATCGACCTCCGTCGTTCGATCACAGGCAGTTTCTTCTCTGGTCAAGCTCGGTGAGGCGGTGCACACGATGCTAACGGACTTCGAAACCGCCATCCAGAAGGACACGTCGAAGAGTCCGGTACTCGGAGGTGGGGTTCACCCGCTCACACGCTACGTGATGAACTACATCTCCTTCCTAGCCGATTACAGCGGCGTCCTGGCCGACATCGTCACCGACTGGCCATTAATATTGCAATCGCCGTCAGAATCCGACTTCGGAAGCCTAGAGTCCGACTGTAGTCTGATTTCGACTCGAATTGCGTGGTTGATCCTCGTCCTCCTCTGTAAACTCGACGGCAAAACTGAGCTCTACAAGGATGCGGCGCTCTCGTACCTGTTCTTAGCCAACAACCTCCAATACGTCGTCGTCAAGGTGCGCACGTCGAATCTGAAACTCCTCCTCGGAGAGGATTGGGTGACGAACCACGAATCAAAAGTCAAACAGTACGCTTCGAACTACGAGCGGATTGGCTGGAACAAGGTATTCTCTTCGTTGCCCGAAAATCCGACGGCTGAGATTTCACTGGAGCAAGCGAGGGATTGTTGTAAGAAATTCAATCTGGCGTTTGACGAGGCGTATAGGAAACAGAGTGCATGGATTATTACGGACTCGAAACTAAGAGACGAAATCAAAATCTCGGTGGCGAAGAAGCTTAGATCGGCGTACCAGGAGTTTTACAACAAGTATCGGGGCAAGTTGAGGTTCGGATCTGAATCTTTGGTCAGATATGCCCCAGATGATTTGGGGAATTACTTGTCGGATTTGTTCTATGCGACCGGGAGTGCAGGGAGTGTTTCGTCATCTTCTTCGTCTTCCCACTCTCGTGGTGGGCAAAGCCATTGA